The following proteins are co-located in the Gloeocapsa sp. PCC 7428 genome:
- a CDS encoding DUF3153 domain-containing protein encodes MSAILTMHKTRILRTFLRFLARWRLLWIILLSSLLLSGCVQYQAGINFDSPNHGEIIQHIKLGDRLMTFSGDSATEWLNSIERRTRKLDGKVKRISNEELTVTIPFNNGAELESKFNEFFHPTAKTNTAVVAQSSELPVVKSQLNLNQNNFIFLLRNRLVYELDLRSLSLISTNGNVLVNPTEILDLEFRLNTPWGARNVETDANALQPEIVGKQLVWRLLPGELNHLEAIFWLPNPLGIGSFIIILFVASGIYLRYHFMPDPTTQIAQNLTPETKTT; translated from the coding sequence ATGTCTGCGATTTTGACAATGCATAAAACTCGCATTTTGCGTACTTTTCTTCGATTTCTAGCGCGATGGCGGCTATTGTGGATTATTCTGTTGTCATCGCTGCTGCTTTCAGGGTGCGTGCAGTATCAAGCTGGTATAAACTTTGATAGCCCCAATCATGGCGAAATTATCCAGCATATTAAGTTAGGCGATCGCCTCATGACTTTTAGCGGCGATTCAGCGACAGAATGGTTAAATAGCATCGAGCGTCGCACGCGGAAACTCGATGGCAAAGTCAAGCGCATTTCTAATGAAGAACTCACCGTCACGATTCCTTTTAATAACGGTGCAGAACTCGAATCCAAGTTCAATGAATTCTTTCATCCAACTGCTAAAACAAATACTGCTGTCGTTGCACAATCATCCGAATTGCCTGTCGTTAAGTCGCAACTGAACCTCAATCAAAATAACTTTATTTTCTTACTCCGCAATCGCTTAGTTTATGAATTAGATTTGCGATCGCTTTCCTTGATCTCGACGAACGGTAACGTCCTCGTTAACCCTACTGAGATTCTTGACTTAGAGTTTCGCTTAAATACTCCTTGGGGGGCAAGAAACGTCGAAACCGACGCAAACGCCTTACAGCCTGAAATTGTCGGAAAACAACTCGTATGGCGACTGCTTCCAGGCGAACTGAATCACCTCGAAGCTATTTTCTGGCTACCCAACCCCCTAGGAATAGGTAGTTTCATTATCATCCTATTTGTCGCTTCAGGAATTTACTTACGCTACCATTTCATGCCCGATCCCACAACTCAAATAGCACAAAATTTAACTCCTGAAACTAAAACAACCTAA
- a CDS encoding tetratricopeptide repeat protein, producing MTSEPQAIAKTEYQAGKAAFERGKYREAVQHLEKASALIARNTRLGGEIQIWLVTAYEAAGQQKEAVALCEQLKRHPHPETSKQARRLLYILQAPQLKRPQEWLTQIPDLGALPDNESQTRLGSGTVSKKRPSPTPVIPEPIDPSKVNTKDNRFIWVALIAIALTLAGLIWSI from the coding sequence GTGACTTCTGAACCACAAGCGATCGCGAAAACCGAGTATCAAGCGGGAAAAGCCGCGTTTGAACGGGGAAAGTACCGTGAAGCAGTACAACATCTAGAAAAAGCCAGCGCCCTTATCGCCCGAAATACTCGCTTAGGAGGAGAAATTCAAATATGGCTAGTCACAGCGTATGAAGCCGCCGGACAGCAAAAGGAAGCCGTAGCACTGTGCGAACAACTCAAGCGCCATCCGCATCCAGAAACAAGTAAACAAGCGCGGCGATTACTTTACATATTACAAGCACCGCAACTCAAACGCCCTCAAGAATGGTTAACACAAATTCCTGACTTGGGCGCGTTACCCGATAATGAAAGTCAAACGCGATTAGGTAGTGGTACGGTGAGTAAAAAACGCCCATCGCCAACACCCGTAATTCCTGAACCGATCGATCCGAGTAAAGTCAATACAAAAGATAATCGGTTTATTTGGGTAGCACTCATTGCGATCGCGTTAACGCTTGCTGGGTTGATTTGGTCGATTTGA
- the gap gene encoding type I glyceraldehyde-3-phosphate dehydrogenase codes for MKRVAINGFGRIGRAFLRIAYGKPDLEVVAINDIVLKPDLAAYLLQYDSVYRQFPAEVDYDDTGLIIDGKKIELVAEKDPVALPWKQMDIDVVIESTGIFRSADKAGLHLEAGCKKVIISAPAKGSSVPTFVYGVNHESYDRDRDSVISAASCTTNCLAPIAKILHDEFGIEKALMTTVHAYTADQRLVDTGHPAEWTRGRGAAQNIVPTTTGAATAVALVLPELKGKLDGMALRVPTPTGSVTDLNAVLQKSVSVEEVNDALRKYATNGMREILKVSEVPLVSSDCVGDPHSAIVNLSSTSVLGDNFVKVLAYYDNEWGYANRLVDLASYI; via the coding sequence ATGAAACGAGTTGCAATTAATGGATTTGGACGAATTGGACGTGCGTTTTTACGTATTGCTTATGGCAAGCCAGATTTGGAAGTTGTCGCAATTAATGATATTGTCTTGAAACCCGACTTAGCGGCGTATTTACTGCAATACGACTCAGTGTATCGGCAGTTTCCGGCAGAAGTGGACTATGACGATACGGGTTTGATAATTGACGGGAAAAAAATTGAACTTGTCGCGGAAAAAGACCCAGTGGCGCTTCCGTGGAAGCAGATGGATATCGATGTTGTGATCGAATCTACAGGAATTTTCCGCAGTGCAGATAAAGCTGGATTGCATCTAGAAGCTGGATGTAAAAAAGTCATTATCAGTGCGCCAGCGAAGGGTTCATCTGTACCCACGTTTGTGTATGGCGTGAATCATGAAAGTTACGATCGCGATCGCGATTCTGTGATTTCTGCGGCTTCTTGTACGACTAACTGTCTTGCACCGATCGCCAAAATTTTGCATGATGAATTTGGCATTGAGAAGGCGTTGATGACAACAGTTCACGCCTATACTGCCGATCAGCGATTAGTCGATACCGGACATCCTGCGGAGTGGACGCGGGGACGTGGTGCAGCCCAAAATATTGTACCAACAACAACCGGCGCAGCGACAGCAGTGGCTTTAGTGTTACCCGAACTCAAAGGAAAACTTGATGGAATGGCGTTGCGCGTACCGACTCCCACAGGTTCAGTAACAGACTTGAATGCAGTGTTACAAAAATCGGTATCTGTAGAAGAAGTGAATGACGCTTTACGCAAGTATGCAACAAATGGAATGCGCGAGATCCTCAAAGTCAGTGAAGTTCCTTTAGTTTCTTCTGATTGCGTCGGCGATCCGCATTCAGCAATTGTTAATCTTTCTTCTACGAGTGTTCTCGGCGATAACTTTGTTAAGGTGCTTGCTTACTATGATAACGAGTGGGGATATGCAAATCGTTTAGTAGATTTAGCAAGTTACATTTAA
- the ppsA gene encoding phosphoenolpyruvate synthase, which translates to MVRVAEEHFPSSQARSLILWFDQVGIADIPLVGGKNASLGEMIQQLTSQGVNVPNGFATTATAYRYFIQAAELEAQLRSLFSGLDVADVNHLRHVGKQARSLILNTPFPEDLQQAITDAYQVMCDRYGADTDVAVRSSATAEDLPDASFAGQQETYLNISGISRVLEACHRCFASLFTDRAISYRQIKGFNHFDVALSVGVQKMVRSDLATSGVMFSIDTETGFPDAALITAAYGLGENVVQGAVNPDEYYVFKPTLKAGFRPILDKRLGSKELKMVYDDGSKLTKNIKVSAEEKNQFALNDAEILQLARWACLIEDHYSQVHGKHTPMDIEWAKDGITQELFIVQARPETVQSQKSTNILRNYEFTTEVEAQPLVIGRAVGSAIAQGKAHVITDASKIDQFLPGEVLVTDRTDPDWEPIMKKASAMITNQGGRTCHAAIIARELGIPAIVGCGNATTVLQTNQDITISCAEGEEGKVYAGLLPFEVKEIPLENLPRTRTQILMNVGNPQEAFRLAAIPNDGVGLARFEFIIANHIQVHPLALLNYGKLDQFVKAKIAELTALYDDKPQYFVDKLAQGVGRIAAAFYPKPVIVRMSDFKSNEYANLLGGKQFEPDEENPMLGWRGAARYYDEGYRDGFALECQAILRVREEMGLTNIIPMIPFCRTPDEGRMVLAEMAKNGLKQGENGLQVYVMCELPNNVIMAEEFAEVFDGFSIGSNDLTQLTLGIDRDSALVARLFDERSEGVKRMVKIAIAAAKKHNRKIGICGQAPSDYPEFAQFLVEQGIDTISLNPDSVLKTMLMVAEAEENN; encoded by the coding sequence ATGGTAAGAGTAGCTGAAGAACATTTCCCTTCTTCGCAAGCGCGATCGCTGATCCTTTGGTTCGATCAAGTTGGTATTGCGGATATCCCTTTGGTAGGTGGTAAAAATGCCTCGTTGGGAGAGATGATTCAACAGCTAACATCACAAGGTGTCAATGTTCCTAATGGGTTTGCTACAACAGCGACAGCGTATCGCTACTTTATTCAAGCAGCAGAGTTAGAAGCACAACTGCGATCGCTATTTTCTGGTCTTGATGTTGCTGATGTTAACCATTTACGCCACGTTGGTAAACAAGCGCGATCGCTGATTTTAAATACGCCGTTTCCTGAAGATTTGCAACAAGCAATTACAGATGCTTATCAAGTTATGTGCGATCGCTACGGCGCTGATACGGATGTTGCAGTACGTTCGAGTGCGACTGCTGAAGATTTACCTGATGCCAGTTTTGCGGGACAACAGGAAACTTATCTCAATATTAGCGGTATTTCTAGAGTTTTAGAAGCCTGCCATCGTTGCTTTGCTTCCTTATTTACCGATCGCGCGATTTCCTATCGACAAATTAAGGGATTCAATCATTTTGATGTAGCGCTTTCTGTCGGCGTCCAAAAAATGGTACGTTCCGATTTAGCAACTTCTGGGGTGATGTTTTCGATTGACACTGAAACGGGTTTTCCAGATGCTGCGTTAATTACAGCCGCCTATGGATTAGGTGAAAATGTTGTTCAAGGTGCAGTCAATCCCGACGAATACTACGTGTTTAAACCAACTTTAAAAGCTGGATTTCGCCCAATTTTAGATAAAAGATTGGGAAGTAAAGAATTAAAGATGGTGTATGACGACGGTTCTAAACTCACCAAAAATATCAAAGTATCCGCTGAAGAAAAAAATCAATTTGCGCTAAATGACGCAGAAATTTTACAACTTGCACGGTGGGCGTGTTTAATTGAAGACCATTATTCGCAAGTTCACGGTAAACACACACCAATGGATATTGAATGGGCAAAAGATGGTATTACGCAAGAATTGTTTATTGTCCAAGCACGTCCTGAAACGGTGCAGTCACAAAAAAGCACCAATATACTACGTAACTATGAGTTTACCACCGAAGTAGAGGCACAACCATTAGTTATCGGGCGCGCGGTGGGAAGTGCGATCGCCCAAGGGAAAGCTCATGTCATCACCGATGCGAGTAAAATCGATCAATTCCTTCCAGGAGAAGTTTTAGTTACCGATCGCACCGATCCTGACTGGGAACCGATTATGAAAAAAGCCAGCGCGATGATTACTAATCAAGGCGGGCGAACGTGCCATGCAGCAATTATTGCACGCGAGTTGGGAATTCCGGCGATCGTTGGTTGTGGTAATGCGACAACGGTATTGCAAACAAATCAAGACATCACAATTTCTTGCGCAGAAGGTGAAGAAGGAAAAGTCTACGCAGGATTATTACCCTTTGAAGTCAAAGAAATTCCTTTAGAAAATTTACCGCGTACGCGCACGCAAATTTTAATGAACGTGGGTAATCCGCAAGAAGCATTTCGCCTCGCTGCGATTCCGAATGATGGAGTAGGATTAGCGCGATTTGAGTTTATTATTGCTAATCATATCCAAGTTCACCCGCTAGCTTTATTAAACTACGGCAAGTTAGACCAATTTGTTAAAGCAAAAATAGCCGAATTAACAGCATTATACGACGATAAACCACAATACTTTGTTGATAAATTAGCACAAGGTGTTGGCAGAATTGCTGCGGCTTTTTATCCTAAACCTGTGATTGTGCGAATGTCTGATTTTAAGAGTAATGAATATGCAAATCTTTTAGGTGGAAAACAATTTGAACCTGATGAAGAAAACCCGATGTTAGGGTGGCGGGGTGCAGCCAGATACTACGATGAAGGATATCGTGATGGTTTCGCTTTGGAGTGTCAAGCAATTCTGCGGGTACGCGAAGAAATGGGTTTAACAAATATTATCCCAATGATTCCTTTTTGTCGCACTCCTGATGAAGGGCGAATGGTACTCGCCGAAATGGCAAAAAATGGCTTGAAGCAAGGTGAAAATGGCTTGCAAGTTTACGTGATGTGCGAGTTGCCTAATAATGTAATTATGGCAGAGGAATTTGCCGAAGTATTTGATGGATTCTCGATTGGTTCTAACGATTTAACGCAGTTGACTTTAGGAATTGATCGCGATTCTGCACTTGTCGCCAGATTATTTGACGAACGCAGCGAAGGAGTTAAACGGATGGTAAAAATAGCGATCGCTGCTGCAAAAAAACACAATCGTAAAATTGGTATTTGCGGACAAGCACCTAGTGACTATCCTGAATTTGCTCAGTTTTTAGTTGAACAAGGTATTGATACAATTAGTCTTAATCCTGATTCGGTTTTGAAAACAATGTTAATGGTAGCAGAAGCGGAAGAAAATAACTAA
- a CDS encoding thioesterase II family protein, with amino-acid sequence MANFVTYLSSNPLADMRLFCFPYAGGGTLSFRSWGKNLPDLEVCAIELPGRGRLMTLPPFTQLEPLVEAIAVNILPHLNKPFAFFGHSMGAIVSFELTRILRKNYGIEPLHLFVSGRRAPQISSEASFIHTLPEPEFLIKLRHLNGTPEAVLANAELMELLSPILRADFAVVETYVYTKESPLNCPITAFGGLQDPETNLTELEAWQQQTIAAFSVEMFPGDHFFLHSAEDLLLHSIKKSLQIGNR; translated from the coding sequence ATGGCTAACTTCGTTACCTATCTCTCATCCAATCCCCTAGCCGATATGCGGCTATTTTGCTTTCCTTATGCTGGAGGAGGAACATTAAGCTTTCGTTCTTGGGGAAAAAACCTACCTGATCTTGAAGTTTGTGCAATTGAACTTCCAGGGCGAGGAAGGCTGATGACACTACCGCCGTTTACACAGTTAGAACCACTAGTTGAAGCGATCGCCGTCAACATTCTACCGCACTTAAATAAGCCTTTTGCATTTTTTGGTCATAGTATGGGAGCGATCGTTAGCTTTGAACTAACGCGCATCTTACGCAAAAATTATGGAATAGAACCCTTACATCTATTTGTTTCTGGTCGTCGCGCCCCGCAAATTTCTTCTGAAGCATCATTTATTCATACTTTACCTGAACCAGAGTTTCTCATTAAACTTCGTCACCTCAATGGTACTCCTGAAGCAGTACTAGCCAATGCCGAATTAATGGAACTACTATCACCAATATTACGTGCAGACTTTGCAGTAGTTGAAACTTATGTCTATACAAAAGAATCGCCGCTAAATTGTCCAATTACAGCGTTTGGCGGATTACAAGATCCAGAAACAAATTTAACTGAACTAGAAGCTTGGCAACAACAAACAATTGCAGCCTTTTCTGTGGAAATGTTTCCTGGCGATCATTTCTTTTTGCATTCTGCTGAAGATCTGCTATTACATAGTATTAAAAAATCTTTGCAGATAGGTAATAGGTAA
- a CDS encoding 4'-phosphopantetheinyl transferase superfamily protein: MNTAELWVNPPSNLTLSGNEVHVWRVALDVDATIVCSLFSTLCATEQQRAERFYLQLHRDRFIVGRGVLRQILANYLQIQPNEINFSYNAYGKPSLVVANQEPLRFNLSHSQELALIAVTQNCDVGVDLECIRNDFPCQEIAARFFSPTEVAVLRSLPLHLQTTAFFTCWTRKEAFIKATGKGLSLPLDKFDVSCLPGEPAKLLYTAWDESEVQRWTLQEIIPDAGYMGALAVAGKNWHLNQYQFSWSEKRNL, translated from the coding sequence ATGAATACTGCTGAGTTGTGGGTGAATCCACCGTCAAATCTTACTTTATCTGGTAACGAAGTTCACGTGTGGCGTGTGGCTTTAGATGTTGATGCAACGATTGTTTGCAGTCTTTTTAGTACTTTGTGCGCTACAGAACAGCAGCGAGCCGAACGTTTTTATTTACAATTACACCGCGATCGCTTTATTGTTGGTCGTGGAGTACTCCGACAAATTCTCGCAAACTATCTCCAGATTCAACCCAACGAAATTAACTTTAGCTACAACGCCTACGGTAAACCAAGTCTTGTTGTCGCCAATCAAGAACCGTTACGCTTCAACTTATCGCATTCACAGGAACTCGCCTTAATTGCAGTTACGCAAAATTGTGATGTTGGAGTCGATCTTGAATGCATTCGCAATGATTTTCCCTGTCAAGAAATTGCAGCAAGATTCTTTTCACCAACCGAAGTAGCAGTACTGCGATCGCTTCCGCTACATCTACAAACAACTGCGTTTTTCACCTGTTGGACGCGCAAAGAAGCCTTTATCAAAGCGACAGGAAAAGGGTTATCATTACCATTAGACAAATTTGATGTTTCATGCCTTCCAGGAGAACCTGCGAAATTACTCTACACCGCTTGGGATGAATCTGAAGTTCAGCGCTGGACACTGCAAGAAATTATTCCTGATGCTGGATATATGGGGGCGTTAGCTGTAGCAGGAAAAAATTGGCACTTGAACCAGTATCAGTTTTCTTGGTCAGAGAAACGCAACTTGTAA
- a CDS encoding TetR/AcrR family transcriptional regulator — MTKSSHSSRSLRRQPKQQRGKERVEKILDAAAAVFDEVGYAAATTHQIAAKAKTAIGSLYQFFPDKAAIFRAMELRHIERVKAMWAQVNTQEVTQLPLRHMIHTLVNAVVELFEQPVSRVVFVQFYSSREIFQLIDESMTQQAIDFATHLFQQRNPALDEAQCSLLAEVCVHSSNAVILAALRNPDQQHRQQLTQQIEELFVSYLEPYMGDNRLENVMKVMKCPHCQSQQLSRNGYRRGKQCYICKACGKQFVTNSMRSRALKTHE, encoded by the coding sequence ATGACAAAATCCTCGCATTCGTCAAGAAGTTTGCGCCGTCAACCTAAACAACAGCGTGGTAAAGAACGGGTTGAAAAAATCTTGGATGCGGCAGCGGCGGTATTTGATGAAGTGGGTTACGCAGCAGCAACGACTCATCAGATTGCGGCAAAAGCAAAGACAGCGATCGGCTCTTTATATCAGTTTTTTCCCGATAAAGCTGCCATTTTTCGGGCAATGGAATTACGGCATATTGAGCGAGTCAAAGCAATGTGGGCACAAGTCAACACGCAGGAAGTTACGCAGTTACCATTACGTCACATGATCCACACGCTTGTGAATGCTGTCGTGGAACTGTTTGAACAGCCGGTGTCGCGGGTAGTATTTGTGCAGTTTTACAGTTCCCGCGAGATTTTCCAGTTGATCGACGAAAGCATGACGCAGCAAGCTATTGATTTTGCAACTCATCTCTTTCAGCAGCGAAACCCAGCCTTGGACGAGGCGCAATGCAGTTTACTTGCAGAAGTTTGTGTTCATAGTAGTAACGCCGTGATTTTGGCAGCACTTCGCAACCCAGATCAGCAGCATCGGCAACAACTCACGCAACAAATTGAGGAGTTGTTTGTGTCATATCTAGAACCGTATATGGGTGACAATCGGTTAGAGAATGTAATGAAAGTAATGAAATGTCCGCATTGTCAATCGCAGCAATTGTCTAGAAACGGGTATCGCAGGGGGAAGCAGTGCTATATCTGTAAGGCGTGTGGAAAACAGTTTGTAACAAACTCGATGCGATCGCGTGCATTGAAGACACATGAGTAA
- a CDS encoding Rieske 2Fe-2S domain-containing protein has translation MSSMLPGAPWLLAHKSMLSMQPRKISLYGIDYVMWKDVGGNVHALPNACPHMGAMLSEGWCEIQSDGTSAIVCPFHALKFDAEGCTVLPGPNKKTLPQLNPLSLIIQGDFIWSYGGYEPKIPIPAVLNEIAKTYDFIGHTADASVETDLLTMLLIMHDYNHQNGTHRDLFQITEVEFHRFVDNGHHSHAFYDMPTAPYSLIEKLKKPDLFLLPSTIKAHLENHFPSLVIFHGEMPLGKAAQCHIFVPEAENRTRTYILLFGQAKNPAFQLFGSTYLKFGKVVVDQDTDILGKIYANTPQKIKLNNEVGMDWVRRNFENFPDVTEPNFSNFNY, from the coding sequence ATGTCGTCAATGCTTCCTGGCGCACCTTGGTTGTTGGCGCATAAGTCGATGTTGTCAATGCAACCGCGTAAAATATCTTTGTATGGTATTGATTACGTAATGTGGAAGGATGTTGGGGGAAATGTTCATGCATTGCCTAATGCTTGTCCGCATATGGGAGCAATGCTATCAGAAGGATGGTGTGAAATCCAAAGTGATGGCACAAGTGCGATCGTTTGCCCGTTTCATGCTTTGAAATTTGATGCAGAAGGCTGCACAGTTTTACCTGGGCCGAATAAAAAAACGTTACCGCAACTCAATCCTTTATCCCTGATTATTCAAGGCGATTTTATTTGGTCTTATGGCGGATATGAACCAAAAATACCGATTCCCGCTGTCCTCAATGAGATTGCCAAGACCTATGACTTTATTGGGCATACAGCAGATGCGAGTGTTGAAACAGATTTGCTGACCATGCTGCTGATTATGCACGATTACAATCATCAAAATGGGACTCACCGCGATTTGTTTCAAATTACCGAAGTAGAATTTCATCGATTTGTTGATAACGGGCATCATTCCCATGCGTTTTATGATATGCCCACAGCACCTTATAGCTTGATTGAAAAGCTTAAGAAGCCAGATTTATTTTTATTGCCCAGCACGATTAAAGCACACCTAGAAAATCATTTTCCATCCCTTGTTATTTTTCATGGAGAAATGCCACTGGGTAAAGCGGCGCAGTGTCACATTTTTGTACCAGAAGCGGAGAATCGGACGCGAACTTACATTTTGCTGTTTGGTCAAGCTAAAAACCCTGCATTTCAGTTATTTGGCAGCACTTATCTCAAGTTTGGCAAGGTCGTCGTCGATCAAGATACGGATATTCTAGGGAAAATTTATGCAAATACGCCTCAGAAAATCAAACTCAATAATGAAGTAGGTATGGATTGGGTACGGCGTAATTTTGAGAACTTTCCTGATGTTACTGAACCTAATTTTTCAAACTTCAATTACTAG
- a CDS encoding thioesterase family protein: protein MQKISFDLDIYSYQIDFIGHVNNAVYIHWMEIGRTKLLEAVGMPTHEIFKQGFAPVLVQTNISYKSPLYLGDRVQIELWLSELRNASATMQFRFYNNQQILAAEGVQKGLFVDKQTMRPRRLSLKERAWFIPYLDSNTEAQSFN, encoded by the coding sequence ATGCAGAAAATTTCCTTTGATTTAGATATTTACTCTTACCAAATTGACTTCATTGGTCACGTTAACAATGCTGTTTATATTCACTGGATGGAGATAGGACGGACTAAACTGCTTGAAGCAGTTGGAATGCCAACTCATGAAATTTTCAAGCAAGGATTTGCACCAGTTTTAGTGCAAACCAACATTAGCTATAAATCACCTTTATATTTAGGCGATCGCGTTCAAATAGAACTTTGGCTATCTGAATTGCGCAATGCTTCTGCTACTATGCAATTCCGTTTCTACAACAATCAACAGATACTTGCAGCTGAGGGCGTTCAAAAGGGCTTGTTTGTTGACAAGCAAACTATGCGTCCACGACGGCTTTCTCTAAAAGAAAGAGCTTGGTTTATCCCATATTTAGACTCAAATACTGAAGCTCAATCTTTCAACTAA
- a CDS encoding TetR/AcrR family transcriptional regulator — protein MARNKEETKARILAAVGKLLAESGFKQLGVNAIAREAGVDKVLIYRYFDGLPSLLQCFGKEGGYWISPRELIGDESTVDAETLADWMTYLLLGFLHDLKRRPITQEILRWELLEGNELTRELANVRDQLALDSLKFLEQKGSFPLDKDIPAISAVLVAGVVYLTLRTKVSNMFMGIDFDSSTGWRRIEAALESIIQSTIEEN, from the coding sequence ATGGCTCGTAACAAAGAGGAAACAAAAGCTCGAATTTTGGCAGCAGTCGGCAAGTTATTAGCTGAGTCTGGATTTAAGCAATTGGGAGTAAATGCGATCGCCCGTGAAGCAGGTGTTGATAAAGTTTTGATTTACCGATATTTTGATGGGTTACCGTCTCTACTTCAGTGTTTTGGCAAGGAGGGAGGTTATTGGATTTCACCAAGAGAGCTAATCGGTGATGAATCTACCGTTGATGCCGAGACATTAGCAGACTGGATGACCTATCTATTGCTAGGATTTCTACATGATTTAAAGAGGCGTCCGATTACACAGGAAATTCTCAGATGGGAGTTACTAGAAGGAAACGAACTAACCCGTGAATTAGCGAATGTCCGCGATCAACTAGCCCTAGACAGTTTGAAATTTCTGGAGCAAAAGGGTTCATTTCCGTTAGACAAGGATATTCCTGCAATTAGTGCTGTTTTAGTTGCAGGAGTTGTCTATTTAACACTGCGTACTAAAGTTAGCAATATGTTTATGGGAATAGATTTTGATTCATCCACAGGTTGGAGACGAATTGAAGCAGCGTTGGAGTCAATAATTCAATCGACTATTGAAGAGAACTAA